The region CCATCGAAGAGTACCGCGACAGTCAGGTCCTGCATGAGCAGCTATGTGATTTTCACGACCTGCTCGGAAGCCAGCTGCGCGATTCAAGCCACTGGACCTAACGTGGTTCGGTAGAGCGGGAAGCCAGGCGCCAGAGTCGGGCAATATCCGCGGCGCGTGATTGCAGCAAACCGTCGGCGTCGGCCATGGCCTGTTCCAGGCTGACCGGCCCGGGTGCCAGGCTGAATGCCGCTTCGATACCGGCCTCGTACACGCACTGATATCCGTCGCCCAGGCTGCCGGCCAGCGCGATCACCGGGACCCCGGTGGCCTGTGCCACACGCGCCACGCCCATTGGGGCTTTGCCGTGCAGGCTCTGGCGATCCAGCCGCCCTTCGCCAGTAATGACCAGATCGGCGCCCTGCATCGCCGCGGCCAGCCCGGACAGCTCTGCCACCCATTCAATACCCGGCCGGAAGGTCGCGCCCAGTACCGCCCGGGCAGCAAAGCCCAGTCCTCCAGCTGCACCGACACCCGGCACCTCACGATAATCTTCACCCAGGGTGGCCGCCATGACATCGGCGAAATGCCCCAGCGCCCGATCCAGTTGCTCCACCTGCTCCGGCGTGGCGCCCTTCTGCGGACCGAATACATGGGAAGCGCCGCGTGGACCGCATAGCGGATTGTCGACGTCCGCAGCCACCAGCATCTCAACCTCTGCCAGCCGCGGATCCAGGCCGTCCAGTTCGATGCGCTGCAGATTGATCAAGGCTGCACCGCCCGGTGTCAGCGCCTCGCCAGCGCCATCCAGCAACCGCACACCCAGCGCCTGCAGCACCCCGGCTCCACCGTCGTTGGTGGCACTCCCACCGATGCCCAGCATGATGCGCCGGGCACCGGCATCCAGCGCCGCCAGAATCAACTCACCGGTACCGTAGCTGGTGGTGATACACGCATCACGCTGGGCCGGCTCGACCCAGTGCAGCCCACTGGCGGCCGCCATTTCGATCACCGCCTGGCCATCCTTCAGCCAGCCCCAATGGGCTCGCACCGGTTGGCCGAGCGGACCGCATACTGTCAGCTCGCGCCGCTCGCCATCGCTGGCCGCCAGCACAGCATCCACGGTGCCTTCGCCGCCATCAGCCATTGGACAGATACGGATATCGGCATCGGGATAGACCGTCCGCCAGCCCCGGGCAATGGCGCTGGCGACAGCCTGTGCGCTGAGGCTTTCCTTGAACGAGTCAGGGGCGATTACCAGTTTCATCACAGCAGCACCAGGCTGAGCAGCCATACGGTGAGCATACCCACCACACCCTGAATTAGCGTCGCAACCGTCTGCGCCTGATAGGCCGTAGCCACCTTCATGCGGCTGAACTGGGTGACCACCCAGAAGAAGCTGTCATTGGCGTGGGATACGGTCATGGCGCCGGCACCGATTGCCATTACGGTAAGTACCCGGCCCATCTCGCTGTCCAGCCCCAACTGCCCGAGCAGTGGCGCTACCAGCGCCGAGGTAGTCACCAGGGACACCGTGCTCGACCCTTGAGCGGTCTTCAGACCGGCGGCTACCAGGAAGGGCATGAACAGACCGATGCCCAGAGAGGACAGCGTCTGGCCCAGATA is a window of Pseudomonas sp. gcc21 DNA encoding:
- a CDS encoding glycerate kinase, translated to MKLVIAPDSFKESLSAQAVASAIARGWRTVYPDADIRICPMADGGEGTVDAVLAASDGERRELTVCGPLGQPVRAHWGWLKDGQAVIEMAAASGLHWVEPAQRDACITTSYGTGELILAALDAGARRIMLGIGGSATNDGGAGVLQALGVRLLDGAGEALTPGGAALINLQRIELDGLDPRLAEVEMLVAADVDNPLCGPRGASHVFGPQKGATPEQVEQLDRALGHFADVMAATLGEDYREVPGVGAAGGLGFAARAVLGATFRPGIEWVAELSGLAAAMQGADLVITGEGRLDRQSLHGKAPMGVARVAQATGVPVIALAGSLGDGYQCVYEAGIEAAFSLAPGPVSLEQAMADADGLLQSRAADIARLWRLASRSTEPR